A region of Arabidopsis thaliana chromosome 5, partial sequence DNA encodes the following proteins:
- the P5CR gene encoding pyrroline-5- carboxylate (P5C) reductase (pyrroline-5- carboxylate (P5C) reductase (P5CR); CONTAINS InterPro DOMAIN/s: NADP oxidoreductase, coenzyme F420-dependent (InterPro:IPR004455), NAD(P)-binding domain (InterPro:IPR016040), Delta 1-pyrroline-5-carboxylate reductase (InterPro:IPR000304); Has 7429 Blast hits to 7426 proteins in 2378 species: Archae - 102; Bacteria - 5104; Metazoa - 368; Fungi - 229; Plants - 70; Viruses - 0; Other Eukaryotes - 1556 (source: NCBI BLink).) — protein MEILPIPAESFKVGFIGAGKMAESIARGVVASGVLPPNRICTAVHSNLNRRDVFESFGVNVFSTSEEVVKESDVVIFSVKPQVVKKAVTELKSKLSKNKILVSVAAGIKLNDLQEWSGQDRFIRVMPNTPAAVGEAASVMSLGTGATEEDGAIVAMLFGAVGKILKADEKMFDAVTGLSGSGPAYIFLAIEALADGGVAAGLPRELALSLASQTVSSWSCNDG, from the exons ATGGAGATTCTTCCGATTCCGGCGGAGAGTTTCAAGGTAGGATTCATCGGAGCTGGTAAAATGGCGGAGAGTATAGCTAGAGGTGTGGTTGCTTCCGGTGTGCTTCCTCCTAATCGTATATGCACCGCCGTTCACTCAAATCTCAATCGCCGTGATGTCTTCGAATCCTTTGGCGTCAATGTCTTCTCCACTAGCGAAGAA GTTGTTAAAGAAAGCGATGTTGTCATATTCTCTGTGAAACCTCAagttg TTAAGAAGGCTGTCACAGAATTAAAGTCGAAGCTTTCAAAGAATAAGATTCTGGTTTCTGTTGCAGCTGGAATCAAGTTGAATGATTTACAG gaaTGGTCTGGTCAAGATCGATTCATAAGGGTGATGCCTAATACACCTGCCGCTGTTGGTGAGGCAGCTTCAG TTATGAGCCTTGGCACAGGAGCAACGGAAGAGGATGGAGCAATTGTTGCTATGTTGTTTGGCGCGGTGGGGAAGATATTGAAAGCTGATGAGAAAATGTTTGATGCTGTCACTGGTCTCAG TGGAAGTGGACCAGCATACATATTTTTAGCAATTGAAGCTTTAGCCGATGGAGGAGTAGCTGCTGGTTTACCCCGAGAGCTTGCATTGAGTTTAGCTTCACAGACCGTCA GTTCTTGGAGCTGCAACGATGGTTAG
- the P5CR gene encoding pyrroline-5- carboxylate (P5C) reductase (pyrroline-5- carboxylate (P5C) reductase (P5CR); FUNCTIONS IN: pyrroline-5-carboxylate reductase activity; INVOLVED IN: response to salt stress, response to heat, proline biosynthetic process; LOCATED IN: cell wall, cytoplasm; EXPRESSED IN: 24 plant structures; EXPRESSED DURING: 15 growth stages; CONTAINS InterPro DOMAIN/s: NADP oxidoreductase, coenzyme F420-dependent (InterPro:IPR004455), NAD(P)-binding domain (InterPro:IPR016040), Delta 1-pyrroline-5-carboxylate reductase (InterPro:IPR000304); Has 7885 Blast hits to 7882 proteins in 2434 species: Archae - 115; Bacteria - 5234; Metazoa - 373; Fungi - 241; Plants - 70; Viruses - 0; Other Eukaryotes - 1852 (source: NCBI BLink).), which produces MEILPIPAESFKVGFIGAGKMAESIARGVVASGVLPPNRICTAVHSNLNRRDVFESFGVNVFSTSEEVVKESDVVIFSVKPQVVKKAVTELKSKLSKNKILVSVAAGIKLNDLQEWSGQDRFIRVMPNTPAAVGEAASVMSLGTGATEEDGAIVAMLFGAVGKILKADEKMFDAVTGLSGSGPAYIFLAIEALADGGVAAGLPRELALSLASQTVLGAATMVSKTGKHPGVLKDDVTSPGGTTIAGVHELEKGSFRATLMNAVVAAAKRSRELSQS; this is translated from the exons ATGGAGATTCTTCCGATTCCGGCGGAGAGTTTCAAGGTAGGATTCATCGGAGCTGGTAAAATGGCGGAGAGTATAGCTAGAGGTGTGGTTGCTTCCGGTGTGCTTCCTCCTAATCGTATATGCACCGCCGTTCACTCAAATCTCAATCGCCGTGATGTCTTCGAATCCTTTGGCGTCAATGTCTTCTCCACTAGCGAAGAA GTTGTTAAAGAAAGCGATGTTGTCATATTCTCTGTGAAACCTCAagttg TTAAGAAGGCTGTCACAGAATTAAAGTCGAAGCTTTCAAAGAATAAGATTCTGGTTTCTGTTGCAGCTGGAATCAAGTTGAATGATTTACAG gaaTGGTCTGGTCAAGATCGATTCATAAGGGTGATGCCTAATACACCTGCCGCTGTTGGTGAGGCAGCTTCAG TTATGAGCCTTGGCACAGGAGCAACGGAAGAGGATGGAGCAATTGTTGCTATGTTGTTTGGCGCGGTGGGGAAGATATTGAAAGCTGATGAGAAAATGTTTGATGCTGTCACTGGTCTCAG TGGAAGTGGACCAGCATACATATTTTTAGCAATTGAAGCTTTAGCCGATGGAGGAGTAGCTGCTGGTTTACCCCGAGAGCTTGCATTGAGTTTAGCTTCACAGACC GTTCTTGGAGCTGCAACGATGGTTAGCAAAACTGGGAAGCATCCAGGTGTGTTGAAAGATGATGTTACCTCACCTGGCGGCACTACAATAGCCGGAGTTCATGAACTAGAGAAAGGCTCTTTCCGGGCAACACTTATGAATGCAGTTGTTGCTGCAGCTAAACGAAGCCGCGAGCTCTCACAGAGCTAA
- a CDS encoding ARM repeat superfamily protein (ARM repeat superfamily protein; FUNCTIONS IN: binding; INVOLVED IN: biological_process unknown; LOCATED IN: cellular_component unknown; EXPRESSED IN: 22 plant structures; EXPRESSED DURING: 13 growth stages; CONTAINS InterPro DOMAIN/s: Armadillo-type fold (InterPro:IPR016024); BEST Arabidopsis thaliana protein match is: ARM repeat superfamily protein (TAIR:AT3G01450.1); Has 322 Blast hits to 322 proteins in 81 species: Archae - 0; Bacteria - 0; Metazoa - 157; Fungi - 10; Plants - 125; Viruses - 0; Other Eukaryotes - 30 (source: NCBI BLink).), with the protein MASNTLKEMNSLHVTEKISDCKASLTKPCVGKMNGKSEDRPLPNSASLDSSDSKVVEAEKPEPEIAIVEVEYIESENLDNVDDADAVLKSVLAGLESKDWISLCDALNNVRRLSIFHKEEMMHMLEKVIPLVVKSLKNPRSAVCKTACMTSADIFSAYNNHITDLLEPLLTQLLLKSSQDKRFVCEAAEKALTAMTKYVSPTLLLPKLQPCLKNRNPRIRAKASLCFSRSVPRLGVEGIKEYGIDKLVQAAASQLSDQLPESREAARTVLLELQSVYEKAHPLINPETSSPEEQQIPEVEPITWETFCKSKLSALSAQAVLRVTNVVTVTAREGLVTTGSSSSSQL; encoded by the exons ATGGCCAGTAATACTTTGAAAGAGATGAATAGTCTTCATGTAACTGAGAAGATAAGTGACTGTAAAGCTAGCTTGACCAAGCCATGTGTTGGTAAAATGAATGGAAAATCTGAAGATAGACCATTACCAAACTCTGCCTCCTTGGATTCCAGTGATTCTAAAGTTGTAGAAGCAGAGAAACCCGAGCCAGAGATAGCTATTGTGGAAGTTGAATATATTGAATCTGAAAACTTGGATAATGTAGACGATGCTGATGCAGTTCTGAAG TCTGTTTTAGCTGGACTAGAGTCCAAGGACTGGATTTCACTCTGTGATGCTCTTAATAACGTTCGCCGACTTTCGATATTCCACAAGGAAGAAATGATGCATATGCT TGAAAAAGTGATACCACTTGTCGTGAAATCACTGAAAAATCCAAGAAGTGCGGTGTGTAAAACGGCATGCATGACATCTGCAGATATCTTCAGTGCatataataatcatataacAGATCTGTTGGAGCCTCTG CTTACTCAACTACTCCTCAAGTCTTCCCAAGACAAACGGTTTGTTTGCGAGGCAGCAGAGAAAGCTTTAACAGCAATGACCAAATATGTTTCCCCAACCTTGCTGTTACCAAAGCTGCAACCTTGTCTCAAAAACAGGAATCCTCGGATCCGTGCCAAAGCATCATTATGCTTTTCTCGAAGTGTTCCTCGACTG GGCGTTGAAGGGATTAAAGAATATGGAATCGACAAATTAGTTCAAGCAGCCGCATCTCAGCTTAGCGATCAGCTCCCTGAATCCCGTGAGGCTGCACGGACTGTCCTACTAGAACTTCAGAGCGTATATGAAAAAGCTCATCCTCTCATCAACCCTGAGACATCATCACCAGAAGAACAGCAAATCCCGGAGGTAGAGCCAATTACTTGGGAAACTTTCTGCAAGTCAAAACTGTCGGCTCTTAGCGCACAAGCCGTGCTTCGTGTCACCAATGTTGTCACTGTTACTGCTCGGGAGGGTTTGGTTACTACAggttcatcatcttcatcccagttataa